Within bacterium, the genomic segment TTATGAAATACAAAGTTAATCTTAAAAAAACTGATGAGGGTTATTCTGTGTGGGTACCTGGTTTGCCAGGTTGTTGGTCACAAGGACAAACTGAAAAAGAATCTTTGGAAAATATTAAGGATGCTATTCAATCATATCTAGCGACCGTTGAAGATATAATCAAGGATAAAGAATTACGGTTAGTAGAGGTGAAAGAGATAAGTTATGCCTAATCTACCTGGGGTAAGCCATCAACGAGCTGTGAAAGCTTTTGAAAAGGTTGGCTTTTGGATTGCAAGACAAGGGAAACATATAACAATGACAAATGGGGAGCGGATAAT encodes:
- a CDS encoding type II toxin-antitoxin system HicB family antitoxin, translating into MKYKVNLKKTDEGYSVWVPGLPGCWSQGQTEKESLENIKDAIQSYLATVEDIIKDKELRLVEVKEISYA
- a CDS encoding type II toxin-antitoxin system HicA family toxin, whose amino-acid sequence is MPNLPGVSHQRAVKAFEKVGFWIARQGKHITMTNGERIITIPRANPVDAFTMAGLVRDAGLGGVLI